The following coding sequences lie in one Cyanobacterium sp. Dongsha4 genomic window:
- a CDS encoding NblA/ycf18 family protein, with amino-acid sequence MSNSVGLSLEQQFNLRSFETQVEKMTKEQAQDFLVKLYAEMLVRENLYKDTLKHQWGLE; translated from the coding sequence ATGTCTAATTCAGTCGGTTTGTCTCTAGAGCAACAATTCAATCTTCGTTCTTTTGAAACTCAGGTGGAGAAAATGACAAAAGAACAAGCACAAGACTTTTTAGTCAAACTTTATGCGGAAATGCTTGTTAGGGAAAATCTTTACAAAGACACATTAAAACATCAATGGGGTTTAGAGTAA